In one window of Reinekea forsetii DNA:
- a CDS encoding phospholipid scramblase-related protein has protein sequence MSELVNSNLFLVKEHVGLFKAANNYDIYDPASGEMIMQCREPSLGLLTKLLRFTDFKRMTPFDVQISTPGGERIVRIQRGISLFMSKVEVRDQDNVVIGGFQQRMLSIGGKFDVLDKDYQLLCKLEGQWTGWDFYFRNGKQDLAHVSKKWTGLGREMFTSADNYVLEIYQDVPKDDPVRKLILAAVMCIDMVLKE, from the coding sequence ATGAGTGAGCTCGTCAACAGTAATTTGTTTTTGGTTAAGGAACACGTGGGCCTATTCAAGGCGGCCAATAACTATGATATCTATGACCCGGCCAGCGGCGAAATGATCATGCAGTGCCGCGAACCCTCCCTGGGCTTGCTCACCAAGCTATTACGCTTTACCGACTTTAAGCGCATGACCCCCTTCGATGTGCAAATATCGACCCCCGGCGGCGAACGCATAGTACGGATACAACGGGGTATCTCGCTGTTCATGTCCAAGGTTGAGGTGCGCGATCAAGACAACGTGGTTATTGGCGGCTTTCAACAACGGATGCTCTCAATCGGTGGCAAGTTTGATGTGCTGGATAAGGACTATCAGCTGCTCTGTAAGCTGGAAGGGCAATGGACCGGCTGGGACTTTTATTTCCGCAATGGCAAACAGGACCTGGCCCATGTCTCCAAAAAATGGACTGGCCTCGGCCGAGAGATGTTTACCAGCGCCGACAACTACGTATTGGAAATATACCAAGACGTGCCTAAGGATGATCCCGTGCGCAAGCTGATATTGGCTGCGGTGATGTGTATTGATATGGTGTTGAAAGAATAA
- a CDS encoding delta-class carbonic anhydrase, giving the protein MKTQLLPILITLTFLPLSAVAKDTHAVIAAPVADQVMREQRTTLADNTLGQGFGPQSPRDIDSLPGRNARVFSPAPLASEMNLCNIHFHKNAEHKGGEFTLYAGNGDGHGNQSGYRYSGQLSDAERLPVSASVCPSEHGSLESGDTIEVHYVYSTAQVKPGPTLAACLNEAIGNPQLRVETQVLVLVNANEALNFGELTDYDASQGLYQAVNIPADTGLPVQYAGSTTGPGYNESGSPFQVTWNVRPQVAKVNIQSVATWCTGNDFDEDHGHGVRNLVVNPDLLSQIVR; this is encoded by the coding sequence ATGAAAACACAATTGCTCCCCATTCTGATCACGCTAACATTTCTCCCGCTGTCTGCGGTCGCTAAAGATACCCATGCGGTTATAGCGGCCCCGGTGGCCGACCAGGTCATGCGTGAGCAACGGACCACACTGGCCGACAATACCCTAGGGCAGGGTTTTGGCCCTCAATCCCCGCGCGATATCGATTCCCTGCCGGGGAGGAATGCGAGAGTCTTTAGCCCGGCCCCGCTGGCTTCGGAGATGAATCTGTGCAATATCCACTTTCACAAGAATGCCGAGCACAAGGGCGGCGAGTTTACCCTCTATGCGGGCAATGGCGATGGGCATGGCAACCAGAGTGGTTATCGCTATTCTGGGCAATTAAGTGATGCCGAGCGACTGCCGGTTAGTGCCTCAGTTTGCCCAAGTGAGCACGGCAGCCTCGAGTCCGGCGACACCATTGAGGTGCATTATGTGTACTCCACGGCCCAAGTTAAGCCGGGTCCTACCTTGGCGGCCTGTCTCAACGAGGCCATTGGTAACCCCCAATTGCGAGTCGAAACCCAGGTGTTGGTGCTGGTTAACGCTAACGAGGCACTTAACTTCGGCGAATTAACAGACTATGACGCGTCGCAAGGGCTTTATCAGGCGGTAAATATTCCGGCGGATACCGGTTTGCCAGTGCAGTATGCCGGTTCCACAACGGGCCCAGGCTATAACGAATCCGGTTCACCGTTTCAAGTAACCTGGAACGTCCGCCCTCAGGTGGCTAAGGTCAATATCCAGTCGGTTGCAACCTGGTGTACCGGCAATGATTTTGATGAGGATCATGGCCATGGCGTGCGTAACCTGGTGGTCAATCCCGATCTATTGTCTCAAATAGTCCGGTAA
- a CDS encoding MAPEG family protein — MSLTQKQVGVFKGILVGVPVALCVVFIGAYANPFGFAESSSQVDRLGVAILSCIIPAVFLAFSIGRLAKHRFFSPEDIDGGGLTHGTEKANILQSILQNTLEQTLLATLVYLVWSVVMPATWLSVVPIAALCFGVGRLLFTLGYAHGAPARALGFALTFFSSNAMLITIIGYLIGQIAIR; from the coding sequence ATGTCACTTACTCAGAAGCAGGTTGGTGTATTCAAAGGAATTCTAGTCGGAGTCCCGGTTGCTTTGTGTGTGGTTTTTATTGGCGCCTATGCGAATCCTTTTGGTTTCGCTGAGTCCTCAAGTCAAGTCGATCGGCTTGGTGTTGCGATTTTATCCTGCATTATACCCGCCGTGTTCTTAGCATTTTCCATCGGCCGGCTCGCAAAACATCGATTTTTCTCCCCCGAAGATATTGATGGGGGTGGGCTAACGCACGGCACAGAGAAAGCAAATATCCTGCAATCGATCCTGCAAAATACCTTGGAACAAACATTACTCGCGACCCTTGTTTATCTGGTTTGGTCCGTTGTTATGCCGGCAACCTGGTTGTCAGTAGTGCCAATTGCGGCCCTGTGTTTTGGGGTAGGGCGCCTACTGTTTACCCTTGGCTATGCGCATGGCGCTCCTGCAAGAGCGCTCGGTTTTGCCTTAACCTTCTTTTCTTCAAACGCAATGCTCATTACGATAATCGGATATTTAATCGGGCAAATCGCCATTAGATGA
- a CDS encoding class I SAM-dependent methyltransferase, with amino-acid sequence MSKKNDRALNFYNKVLGLDRLHYGMWLPEDELTFSKLKEAQERYEDYLIEHIPKNVKSILDVGCGTGILTKKLIDLGYDAEGLSPDINQKQVFTEKTNAPFHHLGFEDFSIADRYDCIIMSESSQYINIDKIFENSSQALKKDGLLMICDYFTLDGVSGEISKSGHNYKKFINRIGSSKFSLLADQDITGSITKTLDLGLDVVSKFLLALEILTEKIQGKRPYLKKIIFWLYRKKIAKLTKQLDLLDSTKFKENKSYRFILLQKAASS; translated from the coding sequence ATGAGCAAAAAAAACGACCGCGCACTGAATTTTTACAATAAAGTTTTAGGCTTAGATAGACTGCATTATGGCATGTGGCTGCCTGAGGACGAACTGACCTTCAGCAAGTTAAAAGAAGCACAAGAACGCTATGAAGATTATCTAATAGAGCATATACCCAAGAACGTTAAAAGCATCCTAGATGTCGGCTGCGGTACCGGCATACTGACCAAGAAACTCATAGATCTTGGTTACGACGCAGAAGGTTTGTCTCCCGATATCAACCAGAAACAGGTTTTCACAGAGAAGACCAACGCGCCATTTCACCATTTAGGTTTTGAAGACTTCTCCATCGCAGACCGATATGATTGTATTATTATGAGTGAATCCTCACAGTACATAAACATCGATAAGATATTCGAGAATTCCAGTCAGGCGCTTAAAAAAGATGGCCTGCTAATGATATGTGACTATTTCACATTAGACGGTGTCTCTGGTGAAATAAGCAAGAGTGGTCATAACTATAAGAAATTTATCAATAGGATTGGCAGCAGCAAATTTAGTTTACTAGCCGATCAGGATATAACCGGTAGCATCACCAAAACGTTAGACTTAGGGTTGGATGTAGTCAGTAAATTCTTGCTAGCACTGGAGATCCTAACAGAGAAGATCCAAGGCAAACGCCCCTATCTGAAAAAAATAATATTTTGGCTCTATCGCAAAAAAATAGCCAAACTCACAAAACAACTTGATCTTTTGGATTCAACTAAATTCAAAGAGAACAAAAGCTATCGGTTTATTTTATTGCAAAAGGCCGCAAGCAGCTAA
- a CDS encoding LysR substrate-binding domain-containing protein: MKFTLRQLEIFLAAAHHESISLAAQELSMSQSAASEALKTLESQFDIQLFDRPGKTLRLNELGRILRSQAEAMVEQARELELSFRQHSEIGHLKVGATLSIGNYLAVNILAQFMHEHPNAKVSLEVANTTAIAHQVRNYLLDIGLIEGDWNEPELDVIHWRRDELVVFCSAEHPLAEHGDLTDQDLVSVPWILRETGSGTRQTFERAMHGILPKLNIALELQHTEAIKRAVEANLGIGCLSKITLVEAFKRGNLVPLNVPHRHFNRDLSFILHKKKYRSAGLNNWLALCQRPEFH; the protein is encoded by the coding sequence ATGAAGTTTACCCTCCGCCAGCTGGAAATATTTTTGGCCGCCGCGCACCATGAAAGTATCAGTCTGGCGGCCCAGGAGCTGTCGATGTCGCAATCGGCAGCCAGTGAAGCACTGAAAACGCTCGAGAGCCAGTTCGATATTCAGCTGTTCGACCGGCCCGGCAAGACCCTACGACTCAATGAGCTGGGGCGTATCTTACGCTCTCAAGCCGAGGCCATGGTTGAACAGGCCCGGGAACTGGAACTGAGTTTTCGGCAACACAGCGAAATTGGCCACCTCAAGGTGGGTGCCACCCTATCGATCGGTAACTATCTAGCAGTCAATATCCTCGCCCAGTTTATGCACGAGCACCCAAACGCCAAGGTCTCATTGGAAGTGGCCAACACCACCGCCATCGCCCATCAGGTGCGTAACTATCTACTCGATATCGGCCTAATCGAAGGCGACTGGAACGAACCGGAACTCGACGTCATTCACTGGCGCCGCGACGAACTGGTGGTGTTCTGCTCGGCCGAGCATCCGTTGGCCGAGCACGGCGACCTGACCGACCAAGACCTGGTGTCTGTGCCGTGGATACTGCGCGAGACTGGCTCTGGCACCCGACAAACCTTCGAGCGCGCCATGCACGGCATTCTGCCTAAGTTGAATATCGCCCTGGAACTGCAACATACCGAGGCTATCAAGCGGGCCGTTGAGGCGAATTTGGGCATTGGCTGTTTATCGAAGATCACCCTGGTCGAGGCCTTTAAACGGGGCAATTTGGTGCCCTTAAATGTACCGCACCGCCACTTCAATCGAGACCTGTCGTTTATTTTGCATAAGAAGAAATATCGCAGCGCCGGTCTGAATAACTGGCTGGCCCTGTGCCAACGACCCGAATTTCACTAA
- a CDS encoding ferredoxin--NADP reductase, with the protein MAALRKETVTEVHHWNDSLFSFKTTRDAGFRFKNGHFVMIGLEQDGGRPLMRAYSIASANYEEELEFFSIKVADGPLTSKLQKIQPGDEIVVGSKPTGTLVLDNLLPGRNLYLISTGTGLAPFMSIIKDPETYEQYEKVILTHGVRTVDELAYRDLINDELPNNEYFGEMIQDQLIYYPTVTREDYVNMGRITDLMESGKLFRDINLPEMDPEQDRFMICGSPSMLKDTCRILDARGFQEARQGNVGHYVIERAFVES; encoded by the coding sequence ATGGCAGCGCTGCGCAAAGAAACGGTTACCGAGGTTCATCATTGGAATGACTCCTTGTTCAGTTTCAAAACCACCCGGGATGCCGGTTTTCGTTTTAAAAACGGTCATTTTGTCATGATCGGCTTGGAACAGGACGGGGGTCGCCCGTTGATGCGCGCCTACAGCATTGCCAGTGCCAATTACGAGGAAGAGCTGGAGTTTTTCAGCATCAAGGTCGCCGACGGCCCGCTGACCTCCAAATTGCAGAAGATTCAGCCCGGGGATGAAATTGTCGTCGGTTCGAAGCCAACGGGCACGCTGGTTCTCGATAACCTGCTGCCGGGCCGCAATCTGTATCTGATCAGTACCGGTACAGGACTGGCGCCCTTTATGAGCATTATTAAAGATCCGGAGACCTATGAGCAATACGAGAAGGTGATTCTCACGCACGGTGTGCGCACCGTCGACGAACTGGCCTATCGAGATCTGATCAATGACGAATTGCCCAATAACGAATACTTTGGTGAGATGATTCAGGACCAGCTGATCTACTACCCCACGGTAACTCGCGAAGATTATGTCAATATGGGCCGGATCACCGATTTGATGGAGTCGGGTAAGTTGTTTCGTGATATCAACCTGCCGGAAATGGACCCAGAGCAGGATCGCTTTATGATCTGCGGCTCGCCCAGCATGTTAAAAGACACCTGCCGAATTCTCGACGCACGCGGTTTCCAGGAAGCCCGACAGGGTAATGTGGGTCACTACGTTATCGAACGGGCCTTTGTCGAAAGTTAA
- a CDS encoding CPXCG motif-containing cysteine-rich protein: MSLHLIEKFYHCPYCGEWVSVLVDPSADAQELIEDCEVCCRPVSFSIQVTDEDEVEMQARREDD, from the coding sequence ATGTCGTTGCATTTGATTGAAAAATTTTACCACTGTCCATACTGTGGCGAATGGGTCAGCGTACTGGTCGATCCATCCGCCGACGCGCAAGAGCTTATTGAGGATTGTGAAGTCTGTTGCCGTCCAGTGAGTTTTTCTATTCAAGTCACCGACGAGGACGAGGTTGAGATGCAGGCGCGGCGGGAAGACGATTGA
- a CDS encoding putative RNA methyltransferase, producing MLASPYSCPVCALPLESLPSSLRCAEGHSFDRHKKGYVNLLLAQNKNSKAPGDDALMVQSRRRFLEAGHYQTLAQRISAQMSEKLPAQATLWDAGCGEGYYTQMIAQANPDFDCYGLDISKPAIVAASKYKNIHWSVASSTHAPYADASFDAIVSVFSRVDSDPFQRVLKPGGAVCMVTPDFDHLLALRQLIYQEVRPYDVSKHQAYLDDRFELVHDERLTFGLDLPTNQAIFDLLGMTPHAHRLSHEAQDRLKQTPALADKACFKLYWFVKK from the coding sequence ATGTTGGCCAGCCCCTATAGTTGCCCCGTCTGCGCATTGCCACTTGAATCGCTCCCCAGCAGCCTGCGCTGTGCCGAGGGCCATTCGTTCGATCGGCATAAGAAAGGTTATGTAAACCTCTTGCTGGCACAAAACAAAAACAGCAAGGCACCGGGCGATGATGCCCTAATGGTGCAAAGTCGCCGTCGCTTCTTGGAGGCCGGCCATTATCAGACGCTGGCACAACGGATCAGTGCGCAAATGAGCGAGAAACTGCCGGCCCAAGCGACGCTCTGGGACGCCGGCTGCGGAGAAGGCTATTACACCCAGATGATCGCTCAGGCCAATCCCGATTTTGATTGCTACGGTCTGGATATTTCCAAGCCCGCCATCGTCGCGGCCAGCAAATATAAGAACATTCATTGGAGTGTGGCCTCGAGCACGCACGCGCCCTATGCCGATGCCAGTTTCGATGCCATCGTCAGTGTTTTTTCCCGGGTCGACAGCGATCCTTTTCAGCGCGTACTCAAGCCTGGCGGCGCGGTATGCATGGTAACGCCCGACTTCGATCACCTACTGGCGCTGCGCCAGCTGATCTATCAGGAAGTGCGCCCCTATGATGTCAGTAAGCATCAGGCCTACCTGGATGATCGCTTTGAGCTGGTGCACGATGAGCGGTTAACCTTTGGATTGGATCTGCCCACGAATCAGGCGATCTTCGATCTGCTGGGCATGACCCCGCACGCGCATCGGCTTTCGCACGAGGCCCAAGACCGGCTCAAACAAACACCGGCCTTGGCAGACAAGGCCTGCTTTAAGCTCTACTGGTTTGTTAAAAAATAG
- a CDS encoding glycosyltransferase, translating to MSESVLLIAKNWPEPNSTAAGRRSLDLLALLQTRGYVIHVACAAEPTPFQTDLSALGIQTHAIAVNDADFDPWLADLAPAIVIYDRFVMEEQFGWRVQTQLPQAMTLIDTSDLHCLRVARETALKDAQPIDLFNAIALREIAAISRTDISVMISQTEIDLLHQHFHISRDKLLYLPFLVTPPDPLRQPGFDAREHLVMIGGFKHEPNRDATRWLKTVIWPILRPLLPNKCEMHVYGAYADHAMNQLQARKDRFFIKGRSADALATLSQYRLNLAPLRFGAGQKGKILEGWLTGTPTLTTPIGAEAMASESQLGYRPSANPSEFAQLVAAAYHDSARWAELQSNGYRILEQNFARNLFAQPFLERVDQIRATLSEHRQANFWGRLLTQNQYRATEYMSRWIELKNQLQREPMPSAAVPANPSPSNTSTIVPILPR from the coding sequence ATGTCTGAGTCCGTTCTGTTAATCGCCAAAAATTGGCCCGAACCGAACTCCACAGCGGCTGGCCGACGCAGTCTGGACCTACTGGCGTTGCTGCAGACGCGCGGTTATGTCATTCATGTGGCCTGCGCGGCTGAACCGACGCCCTTTCAGACCGACCTGAGTGCTCTGGGTATCCAGACTCATGCCATTGCCGTCAATGACGCCGACTTTGACCCTTGGCTAGCGGACTTAGCGCCAGCCATCGTTATCTATGACCGTTTTGTTATGGAAGAACAGTTCGGCTGGCGCGTTCAGACCCAGCTTCCGCAGGCCATGACCCTGATCGACACCAGCGACCTGCATTGTTTGCGCGTGGCACGTGAGACGGCTCTCAAAGATGCACAACCGATCGATCTCTTTAATGCAATCGCCCTGCGCGAAATCGCGGCCATCAGTCGAACCGATATCAGCGTGATGATTTCCCAAACGGAAATTGACCTATTGCACCAACACTTTCATATCAGCCGGGACAAACTGCTTTACCTGCCCTTCCTGGTGACACCACCGGATCCACTCAGGCAACCGGGCTTTGACGCTCGAGAACATTTGGTGATGATTGGTGGCTTTAAGCACGAGCCGAATCGAGACGCGACCCGCTGGCTGAAGACGGTTATCTGGCCGATCCTGCGTCCCCTCTTGCCGAACAAGTGCGAAATGCACGTCTATGGCGCCTATGCCGACCATGCCATGAATCAGCTGCAGGCGCGCAAAGACCGATTTTTCATCAAGGGTCGCAGTGCCGATGCCCTGGCAACGCTCAGCCAGTATCGACTCAATCTTGCGCCGCTGCGCTTTGGCGCGGGCCAAAAGGGCAAGATCCTCGAAGGCTGGCTCACCGGGACACCCACCCTGACCACCCCAATTGGCGCCGAGGCCATGGCGAGCGAAAGCCAGCTCGGCTATCGACCCAGTGCCAACCCCAGTGAGTTTGCTCAATTGGTGGCGGCCGCCTATCACGATTCAGCACGCTGGGCCGAGTTGCAGAGCAATGGCTATCGAATTCTGGAACAGAATTTTGCTCGGAACCTGTTTGCACAACCCTTTCTCGAGCGCGTGGATCAAATTCGGGCGACCCTGAGCGAACACCGCCAGGCCAACTTTTGGGGCCGGCTATTGACGCAAAATCAATATAGGGCCACCGAATATATGAGTCGCTGGATCGAGCTGAAAAACCAATTGCAACGCGAACCGATGCCCAGCGCGGCAGTCCCCGCAAACCCAAGCCCCAGTAATACAAGCACTATTGTCCCTATCCTGCCCCGCTAA
- a CDS encoding cold-shock protein: MTDSVTGTVKWFNETKGFGFIEQEGGPDVFAHFSAIAGGGFKTLAEGDKVKFNVTQGQKGPQAENIEKI, from the coding sequence ATGACCGATTCAGTAACTGGCACCGTTAAATGGTTTAACGAAACGAAAGGCTTTGGCTTTATTGAACAAGAAGGCGGCCCGGATGTGTTTGCCCATTTCAGTGCCATCGCCGGTGGTGGCTTTAAAACCTTGGCCGAAGGCGATAAGGTGAAGTTTAACGTCACCCAAGGTCAAAAAGGCCCGCAAGCCGAGAACATCGAAAAGATCTAA
- a CDS encoding hybrid sensor histidine kinase/response regulator — MTAVPDGTKSAHKILKVRRHYNQWVADQTLEDYALRFTARKGRTMSIGMVGRTALGATAFLALEALAAAVTLAYGFVNAVAAILVVCLIFFVTGLPIAYYSAKHGLDIDLLTRGAGFGYLGSTLTSLIYASFTFIFFAIEAAILSSALNLLFGIPLALAYLICAGAVIPIVIRGITAISRFQLGTQSLWLVLQIAALLVVVFNEWQQLGAWVDYSPVSVPGSHQFNWVMFGAAASILFALVAQIGEQVDYLRFMPEKTPDNSRRWWFWLVLAGPGWVSVGLVKMLLGSFLAFVAVSQGIDALSAADPTLMYQRAFGYLIQSDRLALILAGLMVIVSQMKINVTNAYAGSIAWSNFFSRLTHSHPGRVVWLVFNVALALLLMELGVHQALESVLSVFALVAVSWLCCLSADLMINKPLGLSPKQIEFKRGHLYDINPVGTVSMALATAVGLCAYLGLFGEGLKTLGHFLSIATSFVLVPLIAWLTEGKYYLARSAPEPIVSTSDEPPSAAVDQHCSLCQNHFEPEDVLYCPAYQQTICSLCCSLDARCLDQCKPPVEATSTTLRWFKKVLPPWLTEQLLGRSGQFLIWFALVNLFIGALLALIYRHMELQGHGDLTVFASGLWTLFFTLMIVSGVVTWLFLLAHESRVEAQRESNLQTQKLIEEIGAHKSTDSQLQQAKELAERANAAKSRYLSGISHELRTPLQSILGYTQLLSDRKDTPKTHRPGLNTIHRSGQYLADLIEGLLDVSKIEAGRLNLHISQFAFPGLIHQLAYMFQMQAQSKGIELKLVLHDPLPDWVRADEKRLRQVLINLLSNAIKYTEQGSVEFHVRYRNQVAQFTVIDTGVGIAESEQERIFSPFERVQNSATAHVPGTGLGLTIVKLLVEIMGGDIQLTSALGTGSQFKVALMLPWAEHDPAEVAPQRRIEGYQGTRRTIMVVDDDATVRGLINELLQPIGFNVLEAVSAEQCLADFAGSGADLYILDVNMPGKSGFELTALLRADGIKAPIVMLSANAQIPDTDRQQQLGFDQYLVKPLDNYRLLSSLATLLEVHWLYSDDNADSRAPLDEPATNAYQPPAAPAPIRIVRGPLLEALFSAADIGYKRGMLTALADLHDQDALDQADYDRLVERVERLQFSQLSKMIEVV, encoded by the coding sequence ATGACAGCGGTACCGGACGGCACAAAAAGTGCGCACAAAATTCTCAAGGTCCGGCGTCACTATAACCAGTGGGTGGCCGATCAGACCCTAGAAGACTATGCCCTGCGTTTTACCGCGCGCAAGGGCAGGACGATGAGCATTGGCATGGTCGGCCGCACGGCGCTCGGGGCGACCGCCTTCTTGGCTTTGGAAGCCTTGGCCGCTGCGGTGACGCTAGCCTATGGTTTCGTCAATGCCGTGGCCGCAATTCTAGTGGTCTGCCTGATCTTTTTTGTCACCGGTCTGCCGATCGCCTATTACAGTGCTAAGCACGGCTTGGACATCGACCTGCTGACCCGGGGGGCCGGTTTCGGTTACCTCGGTTCGACCCTTACCTCGCTTATCTATGCCTCCTTTACCTTTATTTTTTTCGCCATCGAGGCGGCCATTCTCAGTTCCGCCCTGAACCTACTGTTTGGCATACCCTTGGCACTGGCCTACCTAATCTGTGCCGGTGCGGTTATACCCATTGTGATCCGTGGCATCACCGCGATCAGTCGATTTCAGCTGGGCACCCAAAGCCTGTGGCTGGTGCTGCAGATCGCGGCTCTCTTGGTGGTCGTGTTCAATGAATGGCAGCAATTGGGCGCCTGGGTCGACTACAGTCCGGTGTCTGTGCCGGGCAGTCATCAATTCAATTGGGTGATGTTTGGCGCGGCTGCCTCGATTCTCTTTGCCTTGGTGGCGCAGATCGGCGAGCAGGTAGATTACCTGCGTTTTATGCCCGAAAAAACACCCGACAATAGCCGTCGCTGGTGGTTTTGGTTGGTCCTGGCCGGACCGGGTTGGGTCAGTGTGGGTTTAGTGAAGATGTTGCTTGGCTCCTTTCTGGCCTTTGTCGCCGTATCTCAGGGTATTGATGCTCTTAGTGCGGCCGATCCGACCCTGATGTATCAACGCGCCTTCGGTTATCTGATCCAGTCCGATCGTTTGGCGCTGATCTTGGCTGGGCTGATGGTGATCGTGTCACAGATGAAGATCAATGTAACCAATGCCTATGCCGGCTCCATTGCCTGGTCAAACTTCTTCTCGCGCCTAACCCATTCCCATCCCGGCCGGGTTGTCTGGCTGGTGTTCAATGTCGCATTGGCCCTGCTGCTGATGGAGCTGGGCGTGCACCAGGCGCTGGAGTCGGTGCTCAGTGTCTTTGCCCTGGTAGCGGTAAGCTGGCTCTGTTGTCTGTCGGCCGATCTGATGATCAATAAGCCGCTCGGGCTGAGCCCAAAACAGATCGAATTTAAACGCGGCCACCTTTATGACATCAATCCGGTTGGCACGGTCTCGATGGCGTTGGCCACGGCCGTTGGCCTCTGTGCCTACCTAGGCCTGTTCGGGGAGGGGCTGAAAACGCTCGGCCATTTTTTGAGTATTGCGACCAGCTTTGTGCTGGTGCCGCTTATCGCCTGGCTCACCGAAGGCAAATACTATCTGGCGCGCAGCGCACCGGAACCTATTGTTAGCACCTCCGATGAGCCGCCGTCGGCAGCGGTCGATCAGCATTGCAGCCTGTGCCAAAACCATTTCGAGCCGGAGGATGTGCTCTATTGTCCGGCGTATCAACAGACTATCTGCTCGCTCTGTTGTTCGTTAGATGCCCGTTGCTTAGACCAATGCAAACCGCCCGTCGAGGCTACTAGCACAACGTTGCGCTGGTTCAAGAAGGTGCTGCCGCCGTGGTTGACGGAACAGTTGCTGGGCCGTAGCGGTCAGTTTTTGATTTGGTTTGCCCTGGTAAATCTGTTTATCGGCGCCCTATTGGCGCTGATATACCGACATATGGAGCTGCAAGGGCACGGCGATTTGACCGTCTTCGCCAGCGGCCTGTGGACCCTATTCTTTACCCTGATGATTGTCTCGGGTGTGGTGACTTGGTTATTTCTGCTCGCGCATGAGAGCCGAGTGGAAGCACAGCGGGAGTCGAACCTTCAGACGCAAAAACTGATCGAGGAAATTGGCGCACACAAGTCCACCGACTCGCAGTTGCAACAGGCTAAGGAATTGGCCGAGCGGGCCAATGCCGCCAAGAGCCGATACCTATCGGGTATCAGTCATGAATTGCGTACCCCACTGCAATCGATCCTCGGCTATACCCAGCTGCTCAGTGACCGCAAGGACACCCCTAAAACGCATCGGCCCGGTCTCAATACCATCCATCGCAGCGGTCAATATCTCGCCGACCTGATTGAGGGCCTGCTCGACGTCTCCAAGATTGAAGCCGGGCGGCTTAACCTGCATATCAGCCAATTTGCCTTTCCGGGTCTGATTCATCAGCTTGCCTATATGTTTCAGATGCAAGCGCAGAGCAAGGGCATTGAACTCAAACTGGTGCTGCACGATCCTCTGCCCGACTGGGTTCGAGCAGATGAAAAACGCCTGCGCCAAGTGTTGATCAATCTGCTCAGCAATGCCATTAAATATACCGAGCAGGGGTCGGTTGAGTTTCATGTGCGCTATCGCAATCAGGTCGCGCAGTTCACGGTGATCGATACTGGCGTCGGCATCGCCGAGTCGGAACAGGAGCGCATTTTCTCGCCCTTCGAGCGAGTCCAAAATAGTGCTACGGCGCATGTGCCGGGCACCGGTTTGGGCCTGACCATCGTTAAACTCCTAGTGGAGATTATGGGCGGCGATATTCAATTGACCTCGGCCCTAGGCACCGGCAGCCAATTTAAGGTCGCCCTGATGCTGCCTTGGGCCGAGCATGACCCGGCCGAGGTCGCGCCGCAGCGCCGTATTGAGGGCTACCAAGGGACCCGGCGCACCATTATGGTGGTCGATGACGATGCCACCGTGCGCGGCCTAATCAACGAACTGCTGCAACCGATAGGATTTAATGTGCTCGAAGCGGTCAGTGCCGAGCAGTGTCTGGCGGACTTTGCCGGGTCCGGTGCCGACCTCTACATACTCGATGTCAATATGCCCGGCAAAAGTGGTTTTGAACTGACCGCCCTGTTACGCGCTGACGGCATCAAGGCACCCATCGTAATGCTCTCGGCCAACGCCCAAATACCCGACACCGATCGGCAACAACAGTTGGGTTTCGATCAATATCTGGTTAAGCCGCTCGACAACTACCGACTGCTCAGCAGCCTAGCAACGCTACTCGAGGTGCACTGGCTCTACAGCGACGACAATGCCGACAGTAGGGCGCCGCTCGACGAGCCTGCGACCAATGCTTATCAGCCGCCAGCCGCGCCAGCACCGATTCGTATTGTGCGGGGCCCGTTATTGGAGGCTCTGTTCAGCGCGGCCGATATCGGCTACAAGCGTGGCATGCTCACTGCTCTAGCGGACCTGCACGACCAGGACGCGCTCGACCAAGCAGACTATGACCGCTTGGTGGAGCGAGTCGAGCGGTTACAGTTTTCCCAACTCAGCAAGATGATAGAGGTAGTTTGA